Sequence from the Puntigrus tetrazona isolate hp1 chromosome 11, ASM1883169v1, whole genome shotgun sequence genome:
CAGCCGCAGAATTGTTCAAGTTTACAGTTAGGATACTTCCTCGGGCGAGTTTAAAAATCTCTAGATCGTTCCCCGCAGCCTCACCATGAATGATGTGTTTTTAAGCTCGTTTGAGAAGCTCCCCGTTTATCGAAACGATCGGCTGTGTCTCTGTTTTCCCGCTCAGGCCAAGCGCACCAAGAAGGTGGGGATTGTGGGGAAGTACGGCACCCGTTACGGAGCGTCCCTCAGGAAGATGGTGAAGAAGATCGAGATCAGCCAGCACTCGAAATACACCTGCTCCTTCTGCGGCAAGGTGAGGCATCTCCAGTCTCTCCCCAGGCCTGCGCTTTACTTCCACTAGAAGACTTGTGCTATTTAAAGCCGCCGTTTATTGTGCAGTTCATCTTCAGCATCATTCGTccggtcttcagcgtcacacgacCTTCAGGAGTCCTAATAATAAGTCCTAATATTTTATTCTCCTCTTATGGACGTTTCTCCTCTTGCTCGGCCGTTGTTGATGGTCAGTGTTTCTCGAGCAGGAAACGAAGCTGAAAACTCGGCTGTTTTTCGCTGGAATAAATTGCTTTTCAAAGTCGCGCGAATTAAGCAGCAGTTATTTtaagtgttaaaaatattatagcCGTTATAAATCCGGAGgagatgttttaaatgttgcacTGTGTTTGACTGCTGGTTTGTGTGTCCAGACTAAGATGAAGAGAAAGGCTGTAGGGATCTGGCACTGCGGCTCCTGCATGAAAACCGTGGCCGGAGGTGCCTGGACGTACAAGTAAGAGCGTGTCTCTGATTAGTGACGGTCATGAGCGTGTGTCTGGTGATGTCTAACGAGGGTCTCCTGTTTGCAGCACGACGTCCGCCGTCACGGTCAAGTCTGCC
This genomic interval carries:
- the rpl37a gene encoding 60S ribosomal protein L37a — protein: MAKRTKKVGIVGKYGTRYGASLRKMVKKIEISQHSKYTCSFCGKTKMKRKAVGIWHCGSCMKTVAGGAWTYNTTSAVTVKSAIKRLKELKDQ